GAGCCGCCGCGCCGACTGCCAGGACGCCTCGCCGAAGACGTAGGCGCTGCCGAAGTAGAGCAGGTTCACCAGCAGCGCCAGCGCCGACTCCGCCATGTACGGCGAGAGCAGGCCGGCGGAGTCGGTCGAGGGGAGGGCGCGCCCCATCCAGTCGCCGGTCACGAGCGAGGTGACCAGCCAGCCGAGCATCGCCACCGCGATGAGCACCCGCACCAGCAGGGCGACGCGACGGTCGCGCCCCCAGGCGCCCACGGTGTAGATCGCGAGGAACAGGCAGATCTGGTTGAACAGCGACTCCGGCACCTGCAGCACGAGCCCCAGGGTGTAGACGACGGCGAGCAGGAGCGCGACGGTCGCCGGGAACCGCCTCCGCAGCGCCAGCGGCAGCGTCATCGCGACGCTCCACAGGCCACTGACCAGGGGGTGCGCGGCGTCCGGGAAGCCGGCCGAGGTGTACAGGGCGACGGAGGCGAGGGTCGCCACGAGCAGGACGCCCGCGCCGATCGCATCGCGCACGTGGTTCGTCCGCGACGGCGGACGCCGCGCCCAGCCCGCGGCGAACGGGTCGACGACGGCTTGACGGGACATGGTGTCCACGCTATCCGACGTCCGTCGGCGTGCCCTCGGCGGTCGTCGTGGGGCGTAACCCGGCCGCAGGCCGCTCCTTCGACCGGCTGCCCGGACCTCAGTCGCGCCCGGTGATCCCCGCCGTCGACGCGATGGCGTCGGTCATCTTCCTGCCGAGCGCCTCGTAGAACATCGACAGCGGGAACTCGTCGTCGAGCACCGCGTCCGTCAGCCCGCGCGGCGGTCCGAGCAGCACCTCGTCGGGCAGTCCGCGCGCCCAGGCCGACGCCGGGTGCGGGGTCAGCACGGAGGCGATCAGGGCGTGCGCCGCCAGCCAGTGCGCCGTCTTCGGCCGGTCGATCGACCGCCAGTACAGCTCGTCGATCGCGTCCGAGAGGGCGACGACCACATCGGCCACTCCGTCCCACTCGAAGGCGAGGCGGGTGTCGGTCCAGTGCAGCACGCGGTGCTGGTGCAGCCAGGCGAAGAGCAGCTGACCGCCGAGGCCGTCGTAGTTGCGCACGCGCGACCCCGTGAGCGGGAACCGGAAGAGGCGGTCGAAGAGGATCGCGTACTGCACGAAGCGCGAGCGCTCGGCGAGCGCCTCCTCCTCCGCACTGGGCCCCTCGATCCGCGCGAGTCTCCGCTCGATCGCGACCGCCTCGCGGAACGCCGTCAGGTCGCAGCGCAGCTCCTCGAGCGAGTAGAGGAAGAACGGCATCCGCTGCTTGATCATGAACGGGTCGAACGGCAGATCGCCGCGCATGTGGGTGCGGTCGTGGATGAGGTCCCACATCACGAACGACTCCTCGGCGAGGCGCTGGTCGGCGAGGAGGCGCTGGGCGTCCTCGGGCAGCTCGAGACGGGTGATGCCCGCGGCAGCGGTGACGACGCGGCGGAACCGCGCGGCCTCGCGGTCGGCGAAGATCGCGCCCCACGTGAAGGTGGGGACGGCGCGCATCGCGACCGTCTCGGGGAAGAGCACCGCGCTGTCGGTGTCGTAGCCGGCGGTGAAGTCGACGAAGCGCACCGGCACGAACAGGGCGTTCGAGTAGTCGCCGGCCTCGAGCTCGGCCACGAACCGGGGCCAGACGACCTCGACGAGGACCGCCTCGACGTGCCGGTCGCGGCTGCCGTTCTGCGTGTACATCGGGAAGACGACGAGGTGGCGCCGGCCGTCGACACGGTCGAGCTGGGGCTGGAACGCCTGCAGCGAGTCGAGGAAGTCGGGGATCCCGACGCCGTCGCGGCTCCAGCGCTCGAGGTCGACGACGAGGGCGGCGAGGTAGGCGGAGTCGTGCGGGAACGCGGGAGCGAGGGTCTCGACGGCTCGGACGATCCGCTCGATCCCGGCGCGCGCCTCCGGCAGGCGCTCGGGGTCGGCCAGCGAGCCGTCCTGCGCCTGCAGCTCCTGCAGCGCGGTGGCCGCGGCCTTGAGGTCCTGCCAGGCGGAGGAGGTCTCGATGCGGTCCTCGACGACCTCGGGTTCTCCGACGACGGTGCTCTGCACGAATTGCGACATGGTGATCCTCCTCACGGTCCCATTGCCCAGTGGAACGGGTCGGATACGACCCGACTCCGAGCGTAGGGCGGCCTGCACGCGCTTTTCTTGCGTCCGACCGGAGCGATGCGGCGCGCTCGGCCTCGAACACGCAGTACATCGCGCAGCCAGGGCTTTCGCAGCTACGTACCCCCCTTCCGGGGCTACATTCGTCAAAGCCCTCGGCGGCCCGCGGTGACGGGACGAGGATGGGGCGACATCGAGGCCGCATCCCGAGTGCGGCCGACCGATCGACCGGCCCCTCCGGATCACCTGGCGGAGCGGACCGGGCGACGAGCCATCCTGAGAGAGAGGATCGGAGCGCGTGACGGGACCCGAACCCGGAAGCGACCACAGAACAGTCAGCATCGATCAGCAGTCCGAGACCCTCCACCTCCTGCCCTGGCCGCAGGTGGACAGCACTGCACTGCGCGGCATGGCCGCGGGACTCGAGACGGACGGCGACCTCCTCCTCCAGCACGACCGCTACCTGCGCGGTTGGGCGGAGGGGACGGAGTTCTTCTACGCGATCATGCTCGGCGGACGGTGCGTCGGCTCCCTCGGCTATTGGTACGGCCACTCTCGCGGCGTACTCGCCTACGAGACCGCCTGGACGCTCGCCCCCGCGGCGAGAGAGCGCGGAGTCGCGGCGCGAGCGCTGCGACTGCTGCTCGCCGAGGCGGCGGCGTTCCCCGTGCCCCGCTTCGTGCACGCCTACGTCCGCACCGAGGACGCTCTCGACAGCGCGCTCTGCGTCGAGGTGGGCTTCGACCGCGTCGATGTGATCGAGCAGGGCGAGCCTCCTCACCTCTACGCCGACTGGGCGTTCGATCTGGCGGCGGTGGCCTAGGAGCCGCCCTCCCCTCCGGATGCCGCGGTGCGAGCGGATGCCTCGCGCCACGGCCGATCCGGCTGCCGGTCCGCTCCTACCATCTGTGTATGGGTTCCGGACGGTGGGAGCCCGCAGGGCGGGGTGCGGCACCGACCAGTGCGGGGAGGCTGCGCGCATCGACGACCGCTGCGGGGAGGCCCCGCCGTCGCGTCGGGGACGCGCGCCGGGCCCGGGTCCGTCGCGGTCCGGGCCAGGTGGCCTGCGCCGTGATCGGTCTCGCCCTGGCGGTCCTCCTGGGCCGCTGCGGCGGGGTGGGCCCGCTCCCGTCGACGGTCGAGGGGAGCGTCCACGGCCCGTGGTCGTCGGAGGTGCTCACCGCCTGCGTCGCCGAGGGCACGGCACCGCCCGATCGCCGCACGGCCGGCCGGCCGGAGCCGAGCGGCGAGCGGCTCCTCCGCCGGTCCGGGACCTGCTGAGTCCGGGATCAGAGCCCGTGCTCGGCCAGCCACGGCCGCAGCACGGCGAGGAACTCCGCGGGCAGCTCGACGCTCGGGAGGTGCGCCGCCGTGCGGAAGATCGTGCTGTCGGCTCCCGGGATCGCCGTCGCGAGGTACTCGTGGACGGGGAACGACTCCGAGACGTCGTACGCCCCCACCACGACGAGCGTCGGCACCGCGATGTCGACGACGCGGTCGTACGCGGGCGGGTCGAGGTCGATCGTCGTCGGCTTCTCGTGCTCGTGACCGCGGCTGCCCGTCGCGAGCTCGCGCACGGTCTCGACGAAGGCCGGATCGAGCGACTCGGCCGACCGCTCCGGCCCGAAGGCCCACAGCTCCGCCTCCATCCGCGCCACGCGCTCGTGATCGCCGGTCCTCAGGACCCGGTCGATCTCGTCGAAGCGGCGGTCCTCCTCCTCCGTCGGATCGGGGTAGGGGAAGCCGTCGACGCCGGGCGCGATCGCGACGAGGCCCGAGACCCGATCGGGGTGCGCGATCGTCAGGTCGAGCGCCAGGGAGCCGCCGCGCGAGCAGCCGATGACGGTCGCGCGCTCGACACCGAGGTGATCGAGGACCGCGAGGGCGTCGGCCCGCGCGTCGAACTCCACGCTCTCGCTCGTGGTGCCGCCGAAGCCGCGGGAGTCGTAGCGGATGACCTGGTGGTCCTCGGCGAGGGAGGGGACGAGCGGATCCCACATCCGCAGATCGGCGATGCCCGCGTGCACGAGCAGCAGGGCGGGCGCGGAGGCGTGGCCGTCCGCCTCCCAGTGGAGGCTCGCGCCGGGGACCTCGAGATGCGGCATGGGGTCACGGTAGGCCCGGTCTCCGGTGGGTGCAACGGCGGACCCTAGGCTGGTCACCGCCGGATCGACCGAGGAGGACGCCCTGGAAGGAGTGCTCACCGGTTTCTCGATCATCGGGGTGGTCATCGCGGTCGGCTACCTGATCGCCCGGTTCGGCCTCGTGCCTCCGGAGGGGCGCGCCGTGCTGTCGCGCATCGCCTTCTTCGTCACCACCCCGGCCCTGCTCTTCACGGTGCTCGCGAAGGCCGACGTGTCGGTGCTGTTCTCCTCCTTCCTCCTGGTCTCGCTCTGCTCGGTCGCGCTCGTCGCCGCGCTCTACGTGCTCGCCTCGCGGCTGTTCTTCCGTCGGCCGGTGCCGGAGACCGTGATCGGCACCGCCTCCTCGGCCTACGTCAACGCCAACAACATCGGCCTGCCCGTCGCGATCTACGTCCTCGGCGATCCGCAGTGGGTCGCGCCGACCCTGCTCCTGCAGCTGCTCGTGCTGGCGCCGACGGTCCTCACGGTGCTCGACATCTCGACGAGCGGGCGGACCTCGGTGGGCTCGATCCTGACCCAGCCACTCCGGAACCCGATGATCATCGCCTCCGCGCTGGGGCTGCTGGTCGCGGTGACCGGGGTGCAGCTGCCCGCGCCGGTGCTCGAGCCGTTCTCGATCATCGGCAACGCGTCGATCCCCCTGGTGCTGATGGCGTTCGGGATGTCGCTGCGCGGCCAGCGCCCGCTGGAGGCGGGACCGGCGAGGATCGAGGTCGTCGTCGCCTCGACGCTCAAGGCGCTGGTCATGCCGGCGGCCGCGTTCCTGCTGGGGCGGTTCGCCTTCCAGCTCGACGCCGAGCACCTCTTCGCGGTCACCGTGACGGCCGCTCTGCCGACGGCGCAGAACATCTTCAACTTCGCCTCCCGCTACGACCGGGGCATCGCCGTCGCCCGCGACACAGCCCTGGTGACCACGATCGCGGCCGTGCCGGTGCTGATCGCGGTGTCGCTCCTCCTGGGGTGACGGCCGCGGCGCCGGGACCGCGCCACCGCGGGGCTGGTCGCTTAGGCTCTCTCGAATGAGCACCACGACGACCTCCTCTCGCCGCGCCTCCGGATCGCCCCGCCGACGCCGCCGGGGCCTCTGGATCACGCTGACGATCCTGCTGGTCCTCGTGATCGGCGCGATCGTCGCGGTGTTCCTCGCCGTCCAGACCTACGACAAGGCGATGACGGTGCGCGCGAAGCTCACCTCGGCGATCCCGCTCGTCTCGCAGGTCGCCGATCAGCTCACGGGCTTCGACACGGCCGGAGCCGAGTCGACGGCCGGTCAGATCGCGCGCCTCACCGGCGAGGCGCGCGACCAGACCGACGACCCGGTGTGGCGCGTCATGGAGATCGTGCCGGTGCTCGGCCCGAACCTCTCGGCCGTCCGCGCCGCGACCGAGATCGCCGACGACGTCTCGGGCAAGATCGTCACCCCGCTCTCCTCCACCTCGCTCGACGTGCTGAAGCCCGTCGACGGGAGGGTCGATCTCGCGGCGATCACCGACCTCTCCGAGAAGATCACGGTCGCCAAGGGAGTGGTCGACGAGGCCGAGGCGCGGATCGACGGCATCGATCGGGGCGCGCTCGTGCCGCAGGTCGCCGACGCGCTCGACGCCTTCACCCCGCAGCTCGCGACGGCCACGAAGGCGATGGACCAGGTCGAGCCGCTCACGGCGATCCTCCCCGACGCCCTGGGTGCCAGCGGCCCGCGCAGCTACCTCGTGCTCTTCCAGAACCTCGCCGAGTCGCAGGCCCTCGGCGGTGGCGCCTCCTCGGTCATGCAGCTGAACGTCGACGGCGGTGCGATCTCGATCGGCGAGCAGCTCTCGAGCCAGGACTTCCGCGGCCTGCAGGCCGTCACGGTCGACCAGAGCGCGCTCGACACCTTCGGCGGCAACCTCGCGACGACCTTCAACGTCTCGACCAGCCGGCCCGACTTCCCCACCGCCTCCTCGATCGCCACGCAGTTCTGGGCGCAGAAGTACCCCGACCAGAAGATCGACGGAGTGATGGCGATCGACCCGGTCGCCCTGTCGTACCTCCTCGGCGCGACCGGCCCGGTCACGCTGACCGACGGCACCGAGCTGACGAGCGAGAACTCGGTGTCGATCCTGCTCAACAAGATCTACTTCCGCTATCCGGCGTCC
The genomic region above belongs to Rathayibacter sp. VKM Ac-2759 and contains:
- a CDS encoding GNAT family N-acetyltransferase, which produces MTGPEPGSDHRTVSIDQQSETLHLLPWPQVDSTALRGMAAGLETDGDLLLQHDRYLRGWAEGTEFFYAIMLGGRCVGSLGYWYGHSRGVLAYETAWTLAPAARERGVAARALRLLLAEAAAFPVPRFVHAYVRTEDALDSALCVEVGFDRVDVIEQGEPPHLYADWAFDLAAVA
- a CDS encoding DUF6421 family protein, with the translated sequence MSQFVQSTVVGEPEVVEDRIETSSAWQDLKAAATALQELQAQDGSLADPERLPEARAGIERIVRAVETLAPAFPHDSAYLAALVVDLERWSRDGVGIPDFLDSLQAFQPQLDRVDGRRHLVVFPMYTQNGSRDRHVEAVLVEVVWPRFVAELEAGDYSNALFVPVRFVDFTAGYDTDSAVLFPETVAMRAVPTFTWGAIFADREAARFRRVVTAAAGITRLELPEDAQRLLADQRLAEESFVMWDLIHDRTHMRGDLPFDPFMIKQRMPFFLYSLEELRCDLTAFREAVAIERRLARIEGPSAEEEALAERSRFVQYAILFDRLFRFPLTGSRVRNYDGLGGQLLFAWLHQHRVLHWTDTRLAFEWDGVADVVVALSDAIDELYWRSIDRPKTAHWLAAHALIASVLTPHPASAWARGLPDEVLLGPPRGLTDAVLDDEFPLSMFYEALGRKMTDAIASTAGITGRD
- a CDS encoding AEC family transporter, whose amino-acid sequence is MEGVLTGFSIIGVVIAVGYLIARFGLVPPEGRAVLSRIAFFVTTPALLFTVLAKADVSVLFSSFLLVSLCSVALVAALYVLASRLFFRRPVPETVIGTASSAYVNANNIGLPVAIYVLGDPQWVAPTLLLQLLVLAPTVLTVLDISTSGRTSVGSILTQPLRNPMIIASALGLLVAVTGVQLPAPVLEPFSIIGNASIPLVLMAFGMSLRGQRPLEAGPARIEVVVASTLKALVMPAAAFLLGRFAFQLDAEHLFAVTVTAALPTAQNIFNFASRYDRGIAVARDTALVTTIAAVPVLIAVSLLLG
- a CDS encoding alpha/beta fold hydrolase, which translates into the protein MPHLEVPGASLHWEADGHASAPALLLVHAGIADLRMWDPLVPSLAEDHQVIRYDSRGFGGTTSESVEFDARADALAVLDHLGVERATVIGCSRGGSLALDLTIAHPDRVSGLVAIAPGVDGFPYPDPTEEEDRRFDEIDRVLRTGDHERVARMEAELWAFGPERSAESLDPAFVETVRELATGSRGHEHEKPTTIDLDPPAYDRVVDIAVPTLVVVGAYDVSESFPVHEYLATAIPGADSTIFRTAAHLPSVELPAEFLAVLRPWLAEHGL
- a CDS encoding DUF4012 domain-containing protein, producing the protein MSTTTTSSRRASGSPRRRRRGLWITLTILLVLVIGAIVAVFLAVQTYDKAMTVRAKLTSAIPLVSQVADQLTGFDTAGAESTAGQIARLTGEARDQTDDPVWRVMEIVPVLGPNLSAVRAATEIADDVSGKIVTPLSSTSLDVLKPVDGRVDLAAITDLSEKITVAKGVVDEAEARIDGIDRGALVPQVADALDAFTPQLATATKAMDQVEPLTAILPDALGASGPRSYLVLFQNLAESQALGGGASSVMQLNVDGGAISIGEQLSSQDFRGLQAVTVDQSALDTFGGNLATTFNVSTSRPDFPTASSIATQFWAQKYPDQKIDGVMAIDPVALSYLLGATGPVTLTDGTELTSENSVSILLNKIYFRYPASTVADATDAFFSEASATILGRILGGDMEPTKMLPAVVKAVGESRILAYSTDADEQALLAPTPIAGILPTDNADTTTTGVFFQDASIGSKMDYYLDTAVTQSSANRCAASGATFSTQVTLTNTISEKVAATLPPYVAANGGRGSIPLGDFVTNVYVYGPPGTTVSGSSWAGGIGVPVANTDDLGRPVAKVAVQLAPGQSDTVTVTFTAGSTTGFGEQALRVTPMINKTDVTLADDPSCAG